In the genome of Paenibacillus sp. FSL R5-0766, one region contains:
- the pdaA gene encoding delta-lactam-biosynthetic de-N-acetylase: MKRMVLYILLGLLSISMVPAQTEASPVTGAYHFGFKKSQNGQLPSIDQEGFKSILQHNDAIFLGDTKQKELYLTFDNGYENGFTPAILDVLRTKKVPAAFFVTGHYLKDQPELVKRMAAEGHIVGNHSWSHPDMTRISNEKLREELEKVKTEVNRLTGQQATFLRPPRGIFNNRTLAESHAQGYVNVFWSVAYKDWDTNVQRGAQYAHQQVLKQLHPGAVILLHSVSKDNTEALGSIIDEARKQGYAFKSLDDLRTKSY; encoded by the coding sequence ATGAAGCGAATGGTTCTATATATACTGTTGGGACTGTTATCCATCAGTATGGTACCGGCACAGACTGAAGCATCACCGGTTACCGGAGCGTATCACTTTGGCTTCAAAAAAAGTCAAAACGGTCAACTGCCCTCCATTGATCAGGAAGGCTTTAAATCAATCTTACAACATAACGATGCCATTTTCCTGGGGGATACAAAACAGAAGGAATTGTATCTCACGTTTGATAACGGGTATGAGAATGGATTCACGCCTGCCATACTGGATGTTTTGCGTACCAAGAAGGTGCCAGCGGCTTTCTTTGTGACAGGTCATTATCTGAAAGATCAGCCTGAGTTGGTCAAACGTATGGCGGCTGAAGGTCATATTGTCGGTAATCATTCATGGAGTCATCCGGATATGACCCGCATCTCCAATGAAAAGCTTAGAGAGGAACTTGAGAAGGTCAAGACGGAGGTCAATCGGCTGACCGGTCAACAAGCGACCTTTTTACGGCCACCGCGTGGAATTTTTAACAATCGTACGCTTGCAGAGAGTCATGCTCAGGGTTATGTGAATGTGTTCTGGTCTGTTGCTTATAAAGATTGGGATACCAATGTGCAGCGTGGCGCACAATATGCTCATCAACAGGTGTTGAAACAACTCCATCCGGGCGCTGTCATTTTGCTTCATTCGGTATCCAAAGATAACACGGAAGCTCTGGGTTCCATTATTGATGAGGCTCGCAAGCAAGGATACGCATTCAAAAGTCTGGATGATCTGCGGACCAAAAGTTATTGA
- the cysC gene encoding adenylyl-sulfate kinase, with translation MSKEERNITWQSSSINRQDREKHNGHHSRAIWFTGLSGAGKSSLAFALEQYLYDQGVSCYVLDGDNVRHGLNRDLGFTAEDRQENLRRIGEVSKLMVDAGLFVLSAFISPHEQDREMVRQLFEPDDFIEIYVRCSIEECERRDPKGLYKKARNGDIPHFTGISAPYDVPKSPSVIIDTEQWSIEEAVLEILQHLEQIGALQLPLPTKTAVVH, from the coding sequence ATGTCGAAGGAAGAGCGCAACATAACTTGGCAATCATCCAGCATCAACAGGCAAGACCGGGAGAAGCATAATGGGCACCATAGTCGTGCCATATGGTTTACCGGGTTATCAGGTGCAGGAAAGTCATCCCTTGCATTTGCCCTGGAGCAGTATCTCTACGATCAAGGCGTAAGCTGTTATGTTCTGGACGGGGATAATGTACGTCATGGACTGAACCGCGATCTTGGTTTTACAGCTGAGGATCGTCAAGAAAATCTGCGCCGAATTGGGGAAGTATCGAAGTTAATGGTGGATGCCGGGTTGTTTGTACTTTCGGCCTTTATCTCTCCTCATGAACAGGATCGGGAGATGGTTAGACAGTTATTTGAACCAGATGATTTCATTGAAATCTATGTGCGCTGTTCAATTGAAGAATGTGAGCGTCGTGATCCCAAGGGTCTATACAAAAAAGCCCGCAACGGTGACATCCCGCATTTCACAGGCATTTCCGCCCCCTATGATGTACCCAAATCGCCTTCAGTCATCATTGATACAGAACAATGGTCCATTGAGGAAGCTGTACTAGAGATCCTACAGCATTTGGAGCAGATCGGTGCTCTACAGCTACCGCTTCCTACGAAAACAGCCGTTGTTCATTAA
- a CDS encoding DegV family protein: MSRIKIFADSTSDLAPEWIQQHDIGIIPLYVVFGEESLKDGAEIKPEQLYERVSQDGRLPKTAAPSPADFITAFQPYIDQGDEILYISLSSELSSTYQNARLASSEFPEGRISVIDSQNLSSGIALMVMKAVHAADKGQNLTQITHLIEAMKSNVRTEFVIDTLEYLHKGGRCSGMQNLIGSLLKIRPVIRVTDGKMAPAYKVRGKREKALEQMLNNTLSQKDQIDPDLLIVVHTMAEEDALDLQKSLQEQTGARVELTTAGCVVCSHCGPKTIGIIYNTVL; the protein is encoded by the coding sequence ATGTCACGAATCAAAATTTTTGCGGACAGCACAAGTGATCTGGCTCCAGAATGGATCCAGCAGCACGATATCGGTATCATTCCTTTATATGTCGTGTTCGGTGAAGAATCACTGAAAGACGGTGCTGAGATTAAGCCCGAACAGCTATATGAACGTGTCAGCCAAGATGGGCGTCTTCCCAAAACAGCTGCACCTTCCCCCGCTGATTTCATAACGGCATTTCAACCTTACATAGATCAAGGGGATGAGATTCTATATATCAGCTTATCTTCTGAACTTTCCTCTACCTATCAAAATGCACGACTAGCGAGTTCCGAGTTCCCGGAAGGTCGAATATCGGTCATTGACTCACAGAATCTCTCATCAGGAATTGCACTGATGGTGATGAAAGCTGTTCATGCTGCTGATAAAGGACAAAACCTGACTCAGATTACACACCTGATCGAGGCGATGAAATCAAATGTACGCACGGAGTTTGTCATCGATACACTGGAGTATCTGCATAAAGGCGGACGCTGTTCGGGCATGCAAAACCTGATTGGAAGCCTGTTGAAAATTCGTCCTGTCATCCGGGTAACAGATGGCAAGATGGCACCTGCCTATAAAGTGCGGGGCAAACGGGAGAAAGCTCTGGAACAAATGCTGAATAATACGCTCAGCCAGAAAGACCAGATCGATCCAGACCTGCTGATTGTTGTACACACCATGGCTGAAGAAGATGCGCTTGACTTGCAGAAATCTTTGCAGGAACAAACGGGTGCCCGTGTGGAATTAACCACTGCTGGTTGTGTAGTATGCAGTCACTGCGGCCCAAAAACAATTGGAATCATTTATAACACTGTTTTATAG
- a CDS encoding nucleotidyltransferase family protein, which produces MIRGDLTALSPEEFKAGLQGTDWQLFLRLVYHHRLYSVLYLKVKEFNSAIIPADVMESLRQQYTVNTFRMLHLTAEMEQVCGAFRERGIRNITLKGPALAHDLYGDVSMRTSKDLDILIPFDDVEAAESILATLGYVSKEGERAPTVRSWKWREHHICYTHPVKRTQVEIHWRLNPDSGKETDFELLWKRSRFSSYTQTPVRMLEQEDLWAYLVTHGARHGWFRLRWLLDIDQMIRSMPLDVKKVERRLKAEGRLSIGSQALYLASELLNTPLDVEYRSLMSLSDRTGKRLANEGAKFMNDMLESPADMKSYQSYLFKLRSTKQKWFFFIERLYPSTWDVDQLPLPRSLFFLYFPLRPFLWFWRRIKRYTVTERGKV; this is translated from the coding sequence ATGATTAGAGGTGATCTGACGGCTCTATCCCCTGAAGAATTCAAGGCGGGTTTGCAAGGAACCGATTGGCAGCTGTTTCTGCGGCTTGTCTATCATCACCGCCTATACTCTGTCCTTTATTTGAAAGTGAAAGAATTCAACTCTGCAATCATTCCTGCAGATGTTATGGAGAGTCTGAGACAACAATATACGGTCAATACGTTCCGCATGTTACATCTGACAGCTGAGATGGAGCAGGTGTGTGGAGCTTTTCGTGAACGCGGTATCCGCAATATTACACTAAAGGGACCGGCGCTCGCACATGATCTCTATGGCGATGTATCCATGCGAACCTCCAAAGACCTGGATATCCTGATTCCGTTCGATGATGTGGAAGCGGCTGAAAGCATTCTGGCTACTCTTGGATACGTATCCAAGGAAGGGGAGCGGGCACCTACGGTGCGCAGCTGGAAATGGCGGGAACATCATATCTGTTACACCCATCCGGTCAAAAGGACTCAAGTGGAAATCCATTGGCGTCTGAACCCGGATTCGGGGAAAGAAACCGATTTTGAATTGCTGTGGAAACGCAGCCGGTTCAGTTCATACACACAGACACCTGTCCGTATGCTCGAACAAGAAGACCTATGGGCTTATCTCGTAACCCATGGTGCACGACACGGCTGGTTCAGACTGCGCTGGTTACTGGATATCGACCAGATGATTCGCAGCATGCCACTCGATGTGAAGAAAGTAGAAAGACGTCTGAAAGCGGAGGGACGTTTATCGATCGGTTCACAGGCTCTTTATCTGGCCTCGGAGCTGCTGAACACGCCGCTGGATGTAGAGTACAGGTCCTTGATGTCCTTAAGTGACCGTACAGGCAAGCGATTAGCCAACGAAGGCGCAAAGTTCATGAACGACATGCTGGAAAGTCCGGCTGATATGAAGTCTTATCAATCGTATCTGTTTAAACTTCGAAGTACCAAACAGAAATGGTTTTTCTTTATTGAACGTTTATATCCAAGTACATGGGATGTAGATCAATTGCCGCTTCCGCGTTCTTTGTTTTTTCTGTACTTTCCGTTACGTCCGTTTCTCTGGTTCTGGCGGCGAATTAAAAGGTATACGGTGACGGAAAGGGGTAAAGTATGA
- a CDS encoding ABC transporter ATP-binding protein, with product MSELRYFMRKLHHVTGPILYWNLLGMICISLMEGIGIYMLVPMLSLIGIFEMGSTGLNIPWIGEVLNRFSENSQLLLVLFTFVLIVSGQAWMQRLQTIRNTRIQQQFVRTLRMETYGAIIMAQWSFFLQKRKSDFNHILTTELARVSQGTSIMLQMAASLIFTGIQIGLAFWLSAKLTALVLVCGLLLFFVLRKFVKRAKQIGDQTSEFSQSYYNGITEHFNGIKDIKSNMLERSHMNWFERMCRQIERNVIQFSQLNSGTQLIHRMSAAIIIAAFIYLSLRVMTVPPASLLLIILIFSRLWPRFTAIQSNLEYISSMLPAFRVVRELQAQTAKSREISEEIASAGDVGTDGIQPMELKESITCEDVCYRYEGSDTYSLRNVHASIPARGMTAIVGKSGAGKSTLIDLIMGLVRPETGRILIDGVPLSEERLLSWRSSIGYVSQDPFLFHTSIRENLRLVDPNASEEQMWQALQFSSSAAFVRKLPQGLDTIIGDRGIRLSGGERQRLVLARAMLRNPSVLVLDEATSALDSENEQYIHEALERLKGHVTIIVIAHRLSTIRTADRVIVLDEGRVIQEGGYQQLSTDPVGTFRKLLNMQAGVVGQ from the coding sequence ATCTCGGAATTAAGGTATTTCATGCGAAAGTTGCATCATGTCACGGGGCCCATTTTATATTGGAATCTGCTAGGGATGATCTGTATCAGTCTCATGGAAGGGATCGGTATCTACATGCTTGTTCCGATGCTGAGTTTGATTGGCATATTTGAGATGGGCTCCACAGGCTTAAACATTCCCTGGATTGGCGAAGTGTTGAATCGTTTTTCTGAAAATAGCCAATTGTTACTCGTATTGTTCACCTTTGTGTTAATTGTCTCCGGACAGGCCTGGATGCAGCGTCTCCAGACGATCCGTAATACGCGAATCCAGCAGCAATTTGTACGAACGCTGCGCATGGAAACCTATGGTGCTATTATTATGGCGCAATGGTCATTTTTTCTCCAAAAACGAAAATCCGATTTTAACCATATATTAACGACTGAACTTGCACGTGTGAGCCAGGGAACGAGCATTATGCTGCAAATGGCAGCCTCGCTGATCTTTACGGGCATTCAGATCGGTCTTGCTTTCTGGTTATCCGCCAAGCTGACGGCACTTGTGCTGGTCTGTGGATTGTTATTATTTTTTGTCTTGAGAAAATTCGTCAAGCGGGCCAAGCAGATCGGGGACCAGACCTCTGAATTCTCGCAAAGTTATTATAACGGCATTACCGAGCATTTCAACGGCATTAAGGATATTAAGAGCAACATGCTTGAGCGCTCCCACATGAACTGGTTTGAGCGCATGTGCAGACAGATAGAACGCAATGTCATTCAGTTTAGCCAATTGAACAGTGGAACACAGCTGATTCACCGGATGTCCGCGGCAATCATTATTGCGGCATTCATCTATCTTTCTCTCCGTGTAATGACGGTGCCTCCCGCAAGTTTGCTGCTCATCATTCTTATCTTTTCCCGCTTATGGCCAAGGTTTACGGCAATTCAGTCCAATCTGGAGTACATCAGCTCGATGCTGCCTGCGTTTCGAGTGGTCAGAGAACTGCAAGCGCAGACGGCGAAGAGTCGTGAGATTAGTGAAGAGATTGCTTCGGCAGGAGACGTTGGAACTGATGGAATTCAACCTATGGAACTGAAGGAATCTATCACGTGTGAGGATGTCTGCTATCGCTATGAGGGAAGTGATACGTACTCATTGAGAAATGTGCACGCTTCGATTCCAGCAAGGGGGATGACCGCAATTGTAGGTAAATCTGGAGCAGGCAAGAGCACGCTGATAGATCTGATTATGGGCCTTGTGAGACCTGAAACTGGTCGTATTCTGATTGACGGTGTGCCTCTGTCAGAAGAACGCTTATTAAGCTGGCGAAGTTCCATCGGATATGTCTCCCAGGACCCATTCCTGTTTCATACGAGTATTCGTGAGAATCTGCGTCTGGTTGATCCAAATGCAAGTGAAGAACAGATGTGGCAAGCGTTACAGTTTTCCTCTTCTGCGGCTTTTGTGAGAAAGTTGCCTCAGGGTCTGGATACGATCATTGGTGATCGGGGTATCCGGTTATCCGGGGGCGAACGTCAGCGATTGGTGCTTGCCCGGGCCATGTTGCGTAATCCATCTGTATTGGTACTGGATGAAGCAACAAGTGCGCTGGACAGTGAGAATGAACAGTACATTCATGAGGCGTTAGAACGGTTAAAGGGACATGTGACCATTATCGTGATTGCACACCGATTGTCCACAATTCGGACGGCAGATCGTGTAATTGTGCTTGATGAAGGTCGGGTGATTCAAGAGGGTGGGTACCAGCAGTTATCTACTGATCCGGTAGGGACGTTCAGAAAGCTTTTGAACATGCAAGCGGGTGTTGTGGGACAGTAA
- a CDS encoding DUF423 domain-containing protein: protein MQRRWMMLGAVMTMLSVAIGAFGAHMLKDTIGPAAIATYETGVQYHMIHALALLIIGLTAGQLGASTKLKWAARLLFIGIIVFSGSLYVLSISGIKILGAITPIGGVAFIAGWLLLALDVWQRGKDRS from the coding sequence ATGCAACGAAGATGGATGATGCTTGGAGCTGTAATGACCATGTTATCGGTGGCGATTGGTGCGTTTGGTGCTCACATGCTCAAGGATACGATTGGGCCGGCAGCCATAGCTACATATGAGACAGGTGTGCAATATCACATGATTCATGCATTGGCTTTGCTCATTATTGGCTTGACGGCTGGTCAACTTGGGGCATCTACAAAACTGAAGTGGGCAGCGCGTCTGTTGTTTATCGGAATTATCGTGTTCTCGGGCAGCTTGTATGTGCTTAGTATTTCTGGCATCAAGATTCTGGGTGCCATCACACCGATTGGTGGGGTAGCCTTCATTGCCGGATGGTTGTTATTGGCATTAGATGTATGGCAGCGAGGTAAGGATCGCTCCTGA